One Weissella coleopterorum DNA segment encodes these proteins:
- the glf gene encoding UDP-galactopyranose mutase: MTLNDKKYDYLIVGAGPYGSVFAYEAAKRGKRSLIIEKRSHIGGNMYTHSEHGITVHDFGAHIFHTDNKEVWDYIRKFAEFNGFQNQVVANYNGSLYNLPFNMNTFYEMWGTKTPAEAKAKIDEQKATAVAAMDGKAPRNLEEQAISLIGTEIYEKLIKGYTEKQWGRKATDLPAFIIKRLPVRFIYDNNYFNHRYQGIPVGGYTQIFDRLIMDNDLIDVQVNADFFAHRDEYMAEFPRIVYTGMIDQFFDYKYGELEYRSLRFESETIDSDNYQGNAVINYTDAETPYTRVMEWRHFDGLADEGKTVITREYPQAWDRSKEAYYPVNDEKNTNMYKQYAKEARANEDKILFGGRLGQYRYFDMDQVINAAFNDLRHEFDLDSGFNFAYDIIK; this comes from the coding sequence ATGACTTTGAACGATAAAAAGTATGATTATTTAATTGTTGGAGCAGGACCTTATGGTTCGGTTTTTGCCTACGAGGCAGCTAAACGTGGTAAGCGTTCGTTAATCATTGAAAAGCGTTCTCATATTGGTGGGAATATGTATACGCACAGTGAACACGGAATTACGGTGCATGATTTTGGGGCGCATATTTTTCATACTGATAATAAAGAAGTCTGGGATTATATTCGGAAGTTTGCAGAATTTAATGGATTTCAAAATCAAGTTGTGGCCAATTACAATGGCTCACTTTACAATTTGCCCTTTAACATGAATACATTCTATGAGATGTGGGGAACTAAGACTCCTGCAGAAGCGAAAGCTAAGATTGATGAACAAAAAGCGACAGCAGTTGCAGCAATGGATGGAAAAGCTCCTCGTAATCTTGAAGAACAAGCCATTTCATTGATCGGGACTGAAATCTATGAAAAGTTAATTAAAGGTTATACTGAAAAGCAATGGGGACGTAAAGCCACGGATTTACCAGCTTTCATCATTAAGCGTTTGCCAGTCCGATTTATTTACGATAATAATTATTTCAATCACCGCTATCAAGGAATCCCGGTTGGGGGTTACACGCAAATCTTTGATCGTTTGATTATGGACAATGATTTAATTGATGTACAAGTCAATGCTGACTTCTTTGCACATCGGGATGAATATATGGCTGAGTTCCCCCGGATCGTTTATACGGGAATGATTGATCAATTCTTTGATTATAAGTATGGTGAGTTGGAATATCGCTCATTGCGTTTTGAGAGCGAGACAATTGACAGTGATAACTATCAAGGAAATGCAGTAATTAATTACACGGACGCTGAAACACCATATACACGAGTAATGGAATGGCGTCATTTTGATGGGTTAGCTGATGAAGGGAAGACGGTCATTACGCGCGAATATCCACAGGCGTGGGATCGTAGTAAAGAAGCTTACTACCCAGTTAACGATGAAAAAAATACTAATATGTATAAACAATATGCAAAAGAAGCACGAGCCAATGAAGATAAAATTCTCTTTGGTGGTCGCCTAGGTCAATACCGTTATTTTGATATGGATCAAGTGATTAACGCCGCGTTCAATGACTTACGTCACGAATTTGATTTAGATAGTGGTTTTAACTTCGCATATGATATCATTAAATAG